From Primulina tabacum isolate GXHZ01 chromosome 2, ASM2559414v2, whole genome shotgun sequence, one genomic window encodes:
- the LOC142537709 gene encoding uncharacterized protein LOC142537709, whose translation MDQMKVKGFEFEPISTPLYGFAGHAILPLGQIVLRISLGHEPRRVTKMTTFTVVDTPSASNGILGRSTLKDFRAVASLYHQKLKFCKKGVGVLCGDQKVARWCYERIVKEEGKRARVEVSMIRRGRSGLSVVRKEVREMMDEESEANLSMFSWSALELTGTTPSVAEHRLIILPNVCPIKQKKRHFGLEKDKAIRKEVGELLEGYHQIPLSMEDQDKVSFITSEGTFCYVVMPFGLKNLRATYQRLMDRVFSEQVGRNVKVYVDDIMGLWAEVEPSEVYLWGEEWEVSELYGDREGIEANPEKVRAIQDIVPSRGHNDVQNLTGRIAALARFISRSAHRSLPFFRTLRKAKKFEWNPDCEKAFRDLEKYLAELPVLAKLAAGEPLWVYLSAIEGAVSSVFVKLEGSTQQPVYYVSHALKGAEISPLGRILTHSDMSGHLIKWTTELGEYDIQYEPRTAIKAQALADFLAETVHQENKDPWKVYLDDFSSNDGSGVGVVLISQAGEEAKLAVRLDFRASNNEAEYEAVLAGLRAARNVGASRVLIFSDSQLVAQQMKGVYDVKDENLIEYAQEVDRVREKFTEITFEQIHRKENEKADTIAKMAGTMGSLKTRDVVFQVELTPHTSSPATEQEKEVWRTGIVNYLKEGKLPDNPHEARKLKTKCSRYVIVEEVLYQSCCSEEVPIGSSRLFFEMVEAEPLARITENDVLKFLWKNIVCRYGSNGHVEVTNRTLVQGLNVRLGNTKGNWVDELSSVLWAYRTTPREGTKETPFSLVYGNEAVLPA comes from the exons ATGGACCAGATGAAGGTaaaaggatttgagtttgagccgatCTCTACTCCTCTTTATGGGTTTGCAGGACATGCCATTCTTCCATTAGGTCAGATTGTCCTTCGTATATCTTTGGGACATGAGCCTCGACGAGTAACAAAGATGACAACATTTACCGTTGTGGACACCCCATCAGCGTCCAATGGAATTCTGGGACGATCAACCCTAAAGGATTTCAGAGCAGTAGCGTCATTATATCATCAGAAGCTGAAGTTCTGTAAGAAGGGGGTTGGAGTCCTGTGCGGGGACCAGAAAGTTGCACGCTGGTGTTATGAAAGAATAGTGAAGGAAGAAGGAAAGAGGGCACGGGTGGAGGTGAGTATGATCAGGAGGGGGAGGAGCGGATTGTCCGTGGTAAGGAAGGAGGTTAGAGAGATGATGGATGAAGAATCGGAG GCCAATCTCAGCATGTTCTCTTGGTCAGCTTTAGAGCTCACCGGGACGACCCCGAGTGTGGCAGAGCATCGGTTGATCATCTTGCCGAATGTCTGCCCGATAAAACAGAAGAAAAGACACTTCGGACTTGAGAAAGATAAAGCTATACGAAAAGAGGTGGGTGAATTGCTTGAG GGGTACCACCAAATCCCTTTGTCTATGGAGGACCAAGATAAAGTGAGTTTTATCACTTCTGAAGGGACTTTTTGTTACGTGGTCATGCCCTTTGGACTTAAAAATCTCAGAGCCACGTATCAACGATTGATGGATAGAGTCTTTTCTGAGCAGGTGGGAAGGAATGTCAAAGTGTACGTGGACGACATTATG GGCCTATGGGCTGAAGTTGAACCCTCAGAAGTGTATCTTTGGGGTGAAGAGTGGGAAGTTTCTGAGTTATATGGTGACAGAGAGGGGATTGAGGCTAACCCCGAGAAGGTTCGAGCTATTCAAGATATAGTTCCTTCTCGAGGACACAATGATGTGCAAAATTTAACAGGGAGGATTGCTGCGCTGGCGAGGTTTATCTCGAGATCTGCTCACAGAAGCTTACCGTTCTTCCGGACTTTGCGAAAggcgaaaaaatttgaatggAATCCGGATTGTGAGAAAGCTTTTAGAGATTTGGAGAAGTACCTTGCTGAGTTGCCTGTCCTGGCCAAACTTGCAGCAGGTGAGCCCTTGTGGGTATATCTATCTGCCATCGAGGGAGCTGTGAGTTCGGTCTTTGTCAAGCTAGAGGGATCAACTCAACAGCCAGTCTATTATGTCTCACATGCACTCAAGGGGGCAGAGATAAG TCCATTGGGGAGGATCTTAACTCATTCTGATATGTCTGGCCATTTGATTAAGTGGACTACTGAACTGGGAGAGTATGACATCCAGTATGAGCCGAGAACAGCTATTAAAGCGCAGGCCTTAGCCGATTTTCTGGCTGAGACTGTACATCAGGAGAATAAGGACCCTTGGAAAGTGTATTTGGATGATTTCTCGTCAAATGATGGAAGTGGAGTGGGAGTAGTACTGATTTCGCAAGCTGGGGAGGAGGCAAAGTTAGCGGTAAGGTTGGACTTTCGAGCATCCAACAATGAGgcagagtatgaggctgtgtTGGCAGGACTTCGAGCAGCCAGAAACGTGGGAGCTTCCAGGGTACTTATTTTTTCTGACTCACAGCTGGTAGCACAACAGATGAAGGGAGTATATGATGTGAAAGATGAAAACCTTATTGAGTATGCTCAAGAAGTAGACAGAGTCAGAGAAAAATTCACAGAGATTACGTTTGAACAGATTCAcaggaaagaaaatgaaaaggcGGATACTATAGCCAAAATGGCTGGAACAATGGGAAGTTTGAAGACTAGAGATGTGGTATTCCAAGTCGAACTCACACCTCACACGAGTTCGCCTGCAACTGAACAGGAGAAGGAGGTATGGAGGACTGGTATAGTTAATTATTTGAAAGAGGGAAAGCTTCCTGATAACCCTCACGAAGCTCGTAAGTTGAAGACAAAGTGTTCGCGTTATGTGATAGTCGAAGAAGTGTTGTACCAAAG CTGTTGCTCAGAAGAAGTTCCTATTGGTAGCAGTCGACTATTTTTCGAAATGGTGGAAGCAGAGCCTTTGGCCAGAATCACTGAGAATGACGTCTTGAAGTTCTTGTGGAAGAATATAGTATGTAGATACGGG AGTAATGGGCATGTGGAGGTGACTAATCGAACGCTGGTGCAGGGTTTGAATGTTCGACTTGGCAATACTAAGGGAAATTGGGTGGATGAACTATCAAGTGTCCTATGGGCGTACCGAACCACTCCGAGAGAGGGAACCAAAGAAACTCCTTTCAGTTTGGTCTACGGTAATGAGGCAGTGCTCCCGGCTTAG